A genomic window from Glycine soja cultivar W05 chromosome 10, ASM419377v2, whole genome shotgun sequence includes:
- the LOC114370349 gene encoding actin-depolymerizing factor 2-like isoform X2, with protein MANAASGMAVHDECKLKFLELKAKRTYRYIVFKIEEKSKQVIVEKLGDPANGYDEFAASLPADECRYAVYDFDFVTEENCQKSRIFFIAWSPDTSRVRSKMIYASSKDRFKRELDGIQIELQATDPTEMGLDVFKSRAN; from the exons ATG GCGAACGCAGCATCTGGTATGGCCGTCCATGATGAGTGCAAGCTAAAGTTTCTGGAGCTCAAGGCAAAGAGGACGTACCGGTATATCGTTTTTAAGATTGAGGAGAAATCGAAGCAAGTTATTGTGGAGAAGCTGGGTGACCCTGCAAATGGCTATGATGAATTCGCTGCCAGTCTTCCTGCTGATGAGTGTCGATATGctgtttatgattttgattttgtcaCTGAAGAGAATTGCCAAAAGAGCAGAATTTTCTTCATTGCTTG GTCCCCTGATACATCTAGGGTTAGGAGCAAGATGATTTATGCCAGCTCCAAAGATAGATTCAAGAGGGAGCTTGATGGAATTCAGATTGAGCTGCAAGCAACTGATCCTACTGAGATGGGTCTTGATGTGTTCAAAAGCCGTGCCAATTAA
- the LOC114370349 gene encoding actin-depolymerizing factor 7-like isoform X1 yields MCEILQANAASGMAVHDECKLKFLELKAKRTYRYIVFKIEEKSKQVIVEKLGDPANGYDEFAASLPADECRYAVYDFDFVTEENCQKSRIFFIAWSPDTSRVRSKMIYASSKDRFKRELDGIQIELQATDPTEMGLDVFKSRAN; encoded by the exons ATGTGTGAAATTTTACAGGCGAACGCAGCATCTGGTATGGCCGTCCATGATGAGTGCAAGCTAAAGTTTCTGGAGCTCAAGGCAAAGAGGACGTACCGGTATATCGTTTTTAAGATTGAGGAGAAATCGAAGCAAGTTATTGTGGAGAAGCTGGGTGACCCTGCAAATGGCTATGATGAATTCGCTGCCAGTCTTCCTGCTGATGAGTGTCGATATGctgtttatgattttgattttgtcaCTGAAGAGAATTGCCAAAAGAGCAGAATTTTCTTCATTGCTTG GTCCCCTGATACATCTAGGGTTAGGAGCAAGATGATTTATGCCAGCTCCAAAGATAGATTCAAGAGGGAGCTTGATGGAATTCAGATTGAGCTGCAAGCAACTGATCCTACTGAGATGGGTCTTGATGTGTTCAAAAGCCGTGCCAATTAA